A stretch of the Chanos chanos chromosome 1, fChaCha1.1, whole genome shotgun sequence genome encodes the following:
- the LOC115805203 gene encoding popy Class I histocompatibility antigen, A-1 alpha chain-like translates to MGETQFPEFGAAVMLDDLQVGYYDSTEERFFHRRHNNTEDYVAEQKDARLVFGNMHSDVKFLTTYLMHQLNHTDGVYVYQRIFGCELLDGSKSGQMKLLDAFSGMNVVEVQFNMQQGTFRRNFESIKANEWTADDLLVRMVYRPICIKTLERYLQNEKRYVMRKVKPRVRLLKKTLRDSDKVQVTCLATGFYPRHINLTLFRDGQSVSEDQITGGILLPNGDGTYQMRKSLEVSEKELRERQYTCTATHLSLDNKLDISDDYGPDLPILPLVIPILVVLFVLVMTIIAGYVIWKRSTGQRHQGEYSATTNAEQNMPSADPTL, encoded by the exons ATGGGAGAAACACAGTTTCCTGAGTTTGGTGCGGCGGTGATGCTGGATGATCTGCAAGTGGGATACTATGACTCAACAGAGGAAAGGTTTTTCCACCGGAGGCACAACAATACTGAAGACTATGTTGCAGAGCAGAAAGATGCTCGCCTTGTATTTGGAAATATGCATAGTGATGTCAAATTTCTAACAACATATCTAATGCATCAACTCAACCACACAGATG GAGTTTATGTTTATCAAAGAATCTTCGGATGTGAGCTGCTGGATGGTAGTAAATCAGGACAAATGAAGTTGCTGGATGCTTTCAGTGGCATGAACGTGGTGGAAGTTCAATTCAACATGCAACAGGGCACCTTTCGACGGAACTTTGAGTCGATAAAGGCTAATGAATGGACCGCAGATGATTTGCTGGTGAGGATGGTTTATCGTCCTATCTGCATTAAAACCCTGGAGAGATACCttcaaaatgagaaaagatATGTAATGAGAAAAG TGAAACCCAGAGTAAGACTCCTGAAGAAGACACTTAGAGACTCTGACAAGGTTCAGGTGACATGTCTGGCCACTGGTTTTTACCCTCGTCACATCAACCTGACTCTGTTCAGAGATGGTCAGTCTGTGTCTGAGGACCAGATCACTGGAGGGATACTGCTACCTAATGGAGATGGAACCTACCAGATGAGGAAGAGTTTGGAAGTCAGTGAAAAGGaactgagggagagacagtacACCTGCACAGCCACCCACCTCAGCCTGGACAACAAGCTGGACATCAGTGACG ATTATGGTCCAGATCTGCCGATTCTACCCCTAGTGATCCCTATACTGGTGgtcttgtttgtgttggtgATGACTATTATCGCTGGCTATGTCATATGGAAGAGATCCACAG GGCAACGGCATCAGGGAGAATACTCTGCTACTACAA atgCGGAACAAAATATGCCATCTGCAGATCCCACATTATGA